A genome region from Nicotiana tabacum cultivar K326 chromosome 13, ASM71507v2, whole genome shotgun sequence includes the following:
- the LOC107811037 gene encoding karrikin insensitive 2 receptor IA — protein sequence MVILHSTKMKARIVGSGKETIILAHGYGGDQSVWDKILPKLMSNYQILLFDWSFSGAVKDQSLFDSEKYSSYEAFADDLIALADEMKLDSSIFVGHSMSGIIGCIASIKRPNLFNRLILVASSPRFINLEDYAGGFEIADMEQMFQNIEENYGDWSSGFARIAVDPSDPPSVEKFEKCLKRMGVEVALPLAKTVFLSDYRGILEKVVTPCTIIQSKIDFAVPNSVATFMHTNIKGESTVEIINTRGHFPQLTAHEQFLNVIQRILTS from the exons atggTGATATTGCATAGCACAAAGATGAAAGCAAGAATAGTAGGGTCAGGAAAAGAAACGATAATTCTGGCACATGGGTATGGAGGAGACCAGTCTGTTTGGGATAAAATATTGCCCAAACTCATGTCTAATTACCAGATTCTCCTCTTTGACTGGAGCTTTTCTGGTGCTGTTAAAGATCAAAGTCTTTTTGACTCTGAGAAATACTCCTCCTATGAAGCTTTTGCTGATGACTTAATAGCTCTCGCGGATGAAATGAAGTTGGATTCTTCAATTTTTGTGGGTCATTCCATGTCTGGCATCATTGGTTGCATTGCTTCTATCAAAAGACCGAATCTCTTCAACAGGCTCATCCTTGTTGCATCTTCTCCCAG GTTCATTAACTTGGAAGATTATGCAGGAGGTTTCGAAATAGCAGATATGGAGCAGATGTTTCAAAACATTGAGGAGAACTACGGCGATTGGAGTTCAGGCTTTGCTCGTATAGCTGTGGATCCAAGTGATCCTCCCTCTGTTGAGAAATTCGAGAAATGTTTGAAAAGAATGGGAGTTGAAGTTGCATTGCCTTTGGCAAAAACAGTTTTTCTCAGTGATTATCGAGGCATTCTTGAAAAGGTTGTCACCCCGTGTACCATAATTCAGAGCAAGATTGATTTTGCTGTTCCAAATTCAGTTGCTACCTTCATGCACACCAACATCAAGGGAGAATCAACGGTCGAGATCATCAACACTCGAGGCCATTTCCCTCAGCTCACTGCGCATGAACAATTCCTTAATGTAATTCAGAGAATCTTAACTTCTTAG